From the Primulina tabacum isolate GXHZ01 chromosome 15, ASM2559414v2, whole genome shotgun sequence genome, one window contains:
- the LOC142526346 gene encoding uncharacterized protein LOC142526346 isoform X4, with translation MTLEVQTVNLLLETHGGARQRGGATWASPMASITIRNLLLYTTNEHWEVVNLKEARDFSSDKKFIYVFKKLEWGHLSIDLLPHPDMFLDAKFSNSIDESNRKDEDGAKRVFFGGERFIEGISGEAHITIQRTELNSPLGLEVQLHITEAVCPSLSEPGLRALLRFFTGLYVCLNRGDVDPIAQQRSAEAAGRSVVSMVVDHIFLCIKDAEFQIELLMQSLFFARTSVSDGENAKYLTRVMIGGLFLRDTFARPSCTLVQPSMETTSVDALHIPDFGKNFCPPIYPLGDQLWQLNYRVPLISLNCLQLLPSPNPPIFASRTVIDCQPLIIHLQEESCLRILSFLADGIVVNRGAVLPDFSIKSLVFNLKGLDITVPLEIRNPEYTSRICDTSFESSFTGARLHIQDLMLSESPSLKLRLLNLERDPACFCLWKGQPVDASQRKLTASASLICLALETDNSSIGSDNSLPESPDLWRCLEMKDVCLEVAMVTADGSPLINVPPPGGVVRLGVACQQYSSNSSVEELFFVLDLYTYFGRVCERIALVGKNQKSNGIRNDSLGRTVMEKVAGDSAVSLAVEELQLRFLESSSDIPVKPLVCFMGENLSIKVGHRTLGGARAISSTLLWDRVKVECAGTVDNLRHENGSNLTSDFIHLDENEYHKLRAVFWVQKSTSPFLDINMVHVIPYSAQDIECHSLNISACVAGVRLGGGMNYTESLLHRFGILGPDGGPGEDLTRGLEKLSTGPLSKLFKTSPLIMDGLGESINSISEDGDDSSLLQLGVPDDVDLSIQLKDWLFALEDSQEMSNWRSFSDSAENSFREERSWHATFQSLHAKGKSCPKHVVVGNGKPSVMHKYPIESITVGMEGLQILKPVALEGIVLNGIPEKSVLPNGLTETEKPNYGNHGVNVEVELMASEDGDGAESMANWIVESLKFSVKEPIEAVVTKDELQHLVLLCKSEVDSMGRIAAGVLRILKLEGSIGSAAISQLSNLGSKNFDRIFTPEKLSRGCSPSNFGLSPPCNFIQGSGGSGLDSTMASLEDSQSKCAALAAELISRSDSSAEYIDNIKELNQNLERMQKLLEQLKTQL, from the exons ATGACTCTGGAAGTGCAGACTGTGAATCTTTTACTCGAGACTCATGGTGGTGCTCGACAGAGAGGGGGAGCAACTTG GGCATCTCCCATGGCTTCAATCACCATTCGCAATCTTCTGCTATATACAACAAATGAACACTGGGAG GTCGTAAATCTTAAGGAGGCACGAGACTTTTCAAGTGACAAGAAATTCATATATGTATTCAAA AAACTTGAATGGGGACATTTATCTATTGATCTCCTGCCTCATCCAGATATGTTTTTGGACGCAAAATTTTCTAACTCCATAGACGAGTCTAATAGGAAGGATGAAGACGGTGCAAAACGAGTATTCTTTGGTGGAGAGCGATTTATCGAGGGCATCTCAGGAGAGGCCCAT ATTACAATACAAAGGACGGAACTCAATAGCCCACTAGGGCTTGAAGTCCAACTGCATATTACAGAAGCAGTCTGCCCTTCCTTAAGCGAACCAG GGTTACGAGCTCTTCTCCGTTTCTTTACTGGACTTTATGTTTGTTTAAATAGAGGAGACGTGGATCCAATTGCACAACAA CGTTCTGCGGAAGCAGCTGGACGTTCTGTGGTCTCGATGGTTGTGGATCACATATTTCTATGCATCAAAGATGCTG AGTTCCAGATAGAACTTTTGATGCAGTCACTGTTTTTTGCTCGG ACAAGTGTTTCTGACGGAGAAAATGCCAAGTACCTGACTCGAGTTATGATTGGTGGGTTGTTTTTGAG AGACACTTTTGCTCGGCCTTCATGCACCTTAGTACAACCGTCAATGGAAACTACTTCAGTTGATGCGTTACATATTCCAGACTTTG GTAAGAACTTCTGTCCCCCGATATATCCTTTGGGAGACCAACTGTGGCAATTGAATTATAGAGTGCCTCTGATAAGCCTCAACTGTCTACAACTCTTGCCCTCCCCAAATCCTCCGATATTTGCTTCAAGAACCGTTATTGACTGTCAGCCACTGATT ATCCATCTTCAGGAAGAATCCTGTCTGAGGATATTGTCATTTTTGGCTGATGGAATTGTTGTTAATCGTGGAGCTGTGCTGCcagatttttcaattaaatcccTTGTGTTTAATCTTAAAGGTTTAGACATTACGGTCCCACTGGAAATAAGAAACCCAGAATACACCTCTAGAATTTGTGACACATCTTTTGAGAGTTCATTTACTGGTGCAAGGCTTCATATTCAAGATCTGATGCTTTCCGAGTCACCTTCCCTTAAACTGAGGTTACTGAACCTTGAGAGAGATCCGGCATGCTTTTGTCTTTGGAAAGGTCAACCAGTTGATGCCAGCCAGAGGAAATTGACTGCTTCAGCTTCTTTGATTTGTTTGGCTTTGGAGACTGACAACAGCTCAATTGGAAGTGACAACTCTCTTCCGGAGTCTCCAGATTTATGGAGATGCCTTGAGATGAAAGATGTTTGTCTTGAGGTAGCTATGGTGACTGCAGATGGAAGCCCTTTAATAAATGTCCCACCTCCAGGAGGGGTTGTTAGATTAGGGGTTGCGTGTCAACAATATTCGTCAAACTCTTCAGTAGAGGAACTATTTTTCGTTCTAGATCTCTACACTTATTTTGGTAGGGTTTGCGAAAGGATAGCTCTGGTAGGGAAAAACCAAAAGTCAAATGGAATAAGAAATGATTCTTTGGGTAGAACTGTGATGGAGAAGGTTGCTGGTGATAGTGCTGTATCTCTAGCTGTTGAGGAACTTCAGCTAAGATTTTTGGAATCTTCTTCTGATATTCCCGTTAAACCTTTAGTTTGTTTTATGGGAGAAAATCTATCCATCAAAGTCGGTCATAGAACATTGGGTGGTGCTAGAGCAATATCATCTACCCTACTGTGGGATAGAGTCAAGGTGGAATGTGCAGGCACTGTGGATAACTTGAGACATGAGAATGGCTCCAATTTAACCTCAGATTTTATTCATCTCGATGAAAATGAATACCATAAGTTACGAGCTGTCTTTTGGGTTCAAAAGAGTACCTCACCTTTTCTGGATATAAACATGGTCCATGTGATTCCATATAGTGCTCAAGATATCGAGTGCCATTCTTTGAATATCTCTGCTTGTGTTGCTGGTGTCCGTCTTGGTGGAGGAATGAATTATACTGAATCTTTGCTTCATAGATTCGGAATTCTTGGGCCAGATGGTGGACCAGGGGAGGATCTTACTAGAGGGCTAGAGAAATTATCCACTGGACCACTGTCAAAGCTTTTCAAAACATCACCTCTTATAATGGATGGGCTTGGAGAGAGTATAA ATTCTATTTCAGAAGATGGAGATGACAGTAGCCTTCTTCAGTTGGGTGTACCTGATGATGTGGATTTATCGATACAGTTGAAAGATTGGTTGTTTGCGCTTGAAGATTCACAGGAGATGAGCAATTGGAGGTCTTTCAGTGATTCTGCTGAAAATTCTTTTAGAGAAGAAAGGAGCTGGCATGCAACATTTCAGAGTTTGCATGCCAAAGGAAAAAGCTGTCCAAAGCACGTAGTAGTTGGAAATGGAAAACCAAGTGTAATGCATAAATATCCAATCGAGTCAATCACT GTTGGCATGGAAGGCTTGCAGATCTTAAAGCCTGTGGCTTTGGAAGGGATCGTGTTGAATGGGATTCCTGAAAAAAGTGTCTTGCCGAATGGTTTAACTGAAACAGAGAAGCCAAATTATGGCAACCATGGCGTCAATGTGGAAGTTGAATTGATGGCTTCTGAAGATGGCGATGGTGCTGAGTCAATGGCCAATTGGATAGTGGAAAGCTTGAAATTCTCAGTGAAAGAACCG ATTGAGGCCGTAGTGACAAAGGATGAGCTGCAACACTTGGTTCTCCTGTGCAAGTCTGAGGTTGATTCTATGGGTAGAATAGCTGCTGGAGTTTTGCGTATTCTCAAATTAGAAGGATCCATAGGCTCGGCAGCTATCAGCCAACTAAGTAACTTGG GAAGCAAGAATTTTGATCGCATTTTTACTCCTGAGAAATTGAGCAGAGGCTGTAGCCCCAGCAATTTTGGGCTCAGTCCGCCCTGTAATTTCATCCAAGGAAGTGGTGGTTCTGGCTTGGATTCGACAATGGCTTCTCTTGAGGATTCACAATCAAAATGTGCTGCTCTTGCTGCCGAATTAATAAGTAGGTCGGATTCCTCCGCTGAATACATTGATAATATTAAGGAACTAAATCAGAATCTTGAAAGAATGCAGAAATTACTCGAGCAATTAAAAACTCAGCTTTAG
- the LOC142526346 gene encoding uncharacterized protein LOC142526346 isoform X5, which translates to MFLDAKFSNSIDESNRKDEDGAKRVFFGGERFIEGISGEAHITIQRTELNSPLGLEVQLHITEAVCPSLSEPGLRALLRFFTGLYVCLNRGDVDPIAQQRSAEAAGRSVVSMVVDHIFLCIKDAEFQIELLMQSLFFARTSVSDGENAKYLTRVMIGGLFLRDTFARPSCTLVQPSMETTSVDALHIPDFGKNFCPPIYPLGDQLWQLNYRVPLISLNCLQLLPSPNPPIFASRTVIDCQPLIIHLQEESCLRILSFLADGIVVNRGAVLPDFSIKSLVFNLKGLDITVPLEIRNPEYTSRICDTSFESSFTGARLHIQDLMLSESPSLKLRLLNLERDPACFCLWKGQPVDASQRKLTASASLICLALETDNSSIGSDNSLPESPDLWRCLEMKDVCLEVAMVTADGSPLINVPPPGGVVRLGVACQQYSSNSSVEELFFVLDLYTYFGRVCERIALVGKNQKSNGIRNDSLGRTVMEKVAGDSAVSLAVEELQLRFLESSSDIPVKPLVCFMGENLSIKVGHRTLGGARAISSTLLWDRVKVECAGTVDNLRHENGSNLTSDFIHLDENEYHKLRAVFWVQKSTSPFLDINMVHVIPYSAQDIECHSLNISACVAGVRLGGGMNYTESLLHRFGILGPDGGPGEDLTRGLEKLSTGPLSKLFKTSPLIMDGLGESINSISEDGDDSSLLQLGVPDDVDLSIQLKDWLFALEDSQEMSNWRSFSDSAENSFREERSWHATFQSLHAKGKSCPKHVVVGNGKPSVMHKYPIESITVGMEGLQILKPVALEGIVLNGIPEKSVLPNGLTETEKPNYGNHGVNVEVELMASEDGDGAESMANWIVESLKFSVKEPIEAVVTKDELQHLVLLCKSEVDSMGRIAAGVLRILKLEGSIGSAAISQLSNLGSKNFDRIFTPEKLSRGCSPSNFGLSPPCNFIQGSGGSGLDSTMASLEDSQSKCAALAAELISRSDSSAEYIDNIKELNQNLERMQKLLEQLKTQL; encoded by the exons ATGTTTTTGGACGCAAAATTTTCTAACTCCATAGACGAGTCTAATAGGAAGGATGAAGACGGTGCAAAACGAGTATTCTTTGGTGGAGAGCGATTTATCGAGGGCATCTCAGGAGAGGCCCAT ATTACAATACAAAGGACGGAACTCAATAGCCCACTAGGGCTTGAAGTCCAACTGCATATTACAGAAGCAGTCTGCCCTTCCTTAAGCGAACCAG GGTTACGAGCTCTTCTCCGTTTCTTTACTGGACTTTATGTTTGTTTAAATAGAGGAGACGTGGATCCAATTGCACAACAA CGTTCTGCGGAAGCAGCTGGACGTTCTGTGGTCTCGATGGTTGTGGATCACATATTTCTATGCATCAAAGATGCTG AGTTCCAGATAGAACTTTTGATGCAGTCACTGTTTTTTGCTCGG ACAAGTGTTTCTGACGGAGAAAATGCCAAGTACCTGACTCGAGTTATGATTGGTGGGTTGTTTTTGAG AGACACTTTTGCTCGGCCTTCATGCACCTTAGTACAACCGTCAATGGAAACTACTTCAGTTGATGCGTTACATATTCCAGACTTTG GTAAGAACTTCTGTCCCCCGATATATCCTTTGGGAGACCAACTGTGGCAATTGAATTATAGAGTGCCTCTGATAAGCCTCAACTGTCTACAACTCTTGCCCTCCCCAAATCCTCCGATATTTGCTTCAAGAACCGTTATTGACTGTCAGCCACTGATT ATCCATCTTCAGGAAGAATCCTGTCTGAGGATATTGTCATTTTTGGCTGATGGAATTGTTGTTAATCGTGGAGCTGTGCTGCcagatttttcaattaaatcccTTGTGTTTAATCTTAAAGGTTTAGACATTACGGTCCCACTGGAAATAAGAAACCCAGAATACACCTCTAGAATTTGTGACACATCTTTTGAGAGTTCATTTACTGGTGCAAGGCTTCATATTCAAGATCTGATGCTTTCCGAGTCACCTTCCCTTAAACTGAGGTTACTGAACCTTGAGAGAGATCCGGCATGCTTTTGTCTTTGGAAAGGTCAACCAGTTGATGCCAGCCAGAGGAAATTGACTGCTTCAGCTTCTTTGATTTGTTTGGCTTTGGAGACTGACAACAGCTCAATTGGAAGTGACAACTCTCTTCCGGAGTCTCCAGATTTATGGAGATGCCTTGAGATGAAAGATGTTTGTCTTGAGGTAGCTATGGTGACTGCAGATGGAAGCCCTTTAATAAATGTCCCACCTCCAGGAGGGGTTGTTAGATTAGGGGTTGCGTGTCAACAATATTCGTCAAACTCTTCAGTAGAGGAACTATTTTTCGTTCTAGATCTCTACACTTATTTTGGTAGGGTTTGCGAAAGGATAGCTCTGGTAGGGAAAAACCAAAAGTCAAATGGAATAAGAAATGATTCTTTGGGTAGAACTGTGATGGAGAAGGTTGCTGGTGATAGTGCTGTATCTCTAGCTGTTGAGGAACTTCAGCTAAGATTTTTGGAATCTTCTTCTGATATTCCCGTTAAACCTTTAGTTTGTTTTATGGGAGAAAATCTATCCATCAAAGTCGGTCATAGAACATTGGGTGGTGCTAGAGCAATATCATCTACCCTACTGTGGGATAGAGTCAAGGTGGAATGTGCAGGCACTGTGGATAACTTGAGACATGAGAATGGCTCCAATTTAACCTCAGATTTTATTCATCTCGATGAAAATGAATACCATAAGTTACGAGCTGTCTTTTGGGTTCAAAAGAGTACCTCACCTTTTCTGGATATAAACATGGTCCATGTGATTCCATATAGTGCTCAAGATATCGAGTGCCATTCTTTGAATATCTCTGCTTGTGTTGCTGGTGTCCGTCTTGGTGGAGGAATGAATTATACTGAATCTTTGCTTCATAGATTCGGAATTCTTGGGCCAGATGGTGGACCAGGGGAGGATCTTACTAGAGGGCTAGAGAAATTATCCACTGGACCACTGTCAAAGCTTTTCAAAACATCACCTCTTATAATGGATGGGCTTGGAGAGAGTATAA ATTCTATTTCAGAAGATGGAGATGACAGTAGCCTTCTTCAGTTGGGTGTACCTGATGATGTGGATTTATCGATACAGTTGAAAGATTGGTTGTTTGCGCTTGAAGATTCACAGGAGATGAGCAATTGGAGGTCTTTCAGTGATTCTGCTGAAAATTCTTTTAGAGAAGAAAGGAGCTGGCATGCAACATTTCAGAGTTTGCATGCCAAAGGAAAAAGCTGTCCAAAGCACGTAGTAGTTGGAAATGGAAAACCAAGTGTAATGCATAAATATCCAATCGAGTCAATCACT GTTGGCATGGAAGGCTTGCAGATCTTAAAGCCTGTGGCTTTGGAAGGGATCGTGTTGAATGGGATTCCTGAAAAAAGTGTCTTGCCGAATGGTTTAACTGAAACAGAGAAGCCAAATTATGGCAACCATGGCGTCAATGTGGAAGTTGAATTGATGGCTTCTGAAGATGGCGATGGTGCTGAGTCAATGGCCAATTGGATAGTGGAAAGCTTGAAATTCTCAGTGAAAGAACCG ATTGAGGCCGTAGTGACAAAGGATGAGCTGCAACACTTGGTTCTCCTGTGCAAGTCTGAGGTTGATTCTATGGGTAGAATAGCTGCTGGAGTTTTGCGTATTCTCAAATTAGAAGGATCCATAGGCTCGGCAGCTATCAGCCAACTAAGTAACTTGG GAAGCAAGAATTTTGATCGCATTTTTACTCCTGAGAAATTGAGCAGAGGCTGTAGCCCCAGCAATTTTGGGCTCAGTCCGCCCTGTAATTTCATCCAAGGAAGTGGTGGTTCTGGCTTGGATTCGACAATGGCTTCTCTTGAGGATTCACAATCAAAATGTGCTGCTCTTGCTGCCGAATTAATAAGTAGGTCGGATTCCTCCGCTGAATACATTGATAATATTAAGGAACTAAATCAGAATCTTGAAAGAATGCAGAAATTACTCGAGCAATTAAAAACTCAGCTTTAG